One genomic window of Ziziphus jujuba cultivar Dongzao chromosome 4, ASM3175591v1 includes the following:
- the LOC132803469 gene encoding 23 kDa jasmonate-induced protein-like: protein MAPTVFGNPITDETLKALPEYANKEITPKDRAQVALSRKLPPPDFPVNVFGYIYNATGHTLNLAYDHDWSGHVDESSPYSQIIENGQWGSFLHVGDYTPGKLSLRQSTAAVVYNANNGLVGGFCKWVLAWDAAVSPHDNKAFTMFEEFQIVKEKQNWEALRQKLFNSGHESTDAAYGFKATVSITDGNNPTFHATITLDLPLENA, encoded by the exons atggcACCCACTGTGTTTGGCAATCCCATCACTGACGAAACTTTGAAGGCACTGCCTGAATATGCAAACAAGGAAATAACCCCAAAAGATAGGGCACAAGTTGCTCTGAGTCGGAAGCTTCCGCCGCCAGATTTTCCTGTAAATGTGTTTGGGTATATCTATAATGCTACCGGACACACCTTAAACTTAGCTTACGATCATGATTGGTCCGGTCACGTTGATGAATCCTCACCATACTCTCAAATTATTGAAAATGGGCAGTGGGGATCTTTTTTGCATGTTGGAGACTATACACCAGGTAAATTGAGTCTGCGGCAATCAACTGCTGCTGTTGTTTATAATGCAAATAACGGTCTCGTTGGAGGTTTCTGTAAGTGGGTTTTAGCATGGGATGCAGCAGTTTCGCCTCATGATAACaag gcGTTTACTATGTTCGAAGAATTTCAAATTGTTAAAGAGAAACAGAACTGGGAAGCTCTTCGACAAAAACTGTTTAATTCCGGTCACGAGAGCACTGACGCTGCCTATGGATTCAAAGCAACTGTGTCAATTACCGATGGCAACAACCCAACATTCCATGCGACAATTACTTTGGACCTGCCATTGGAAAATGCATGA